A window of Akkermansiaceae bacterium genomic DNA:
AAAGTGACAACGCCCGTGATAAAGAAGTTCCTCGAAAAATCGGGAACCATCAATGTGCACGTCATGGAAAACCCAAGCCAATTGACCCAGGCCGACTTCAATGGGGTGGACCTCATCGTGTCCAACTGGAACAGTTATTCTTCAAAAGGAGAGGTCCCCCGAAAATGGCCTGAAACCACTCGTAATGCCTACGTTGAATTCGTCCGTAACGGCGGCGGACACGTCGGCATCCATGCCGGGACATCCTCATTCTACGACTGGAAGGATTATCGTGCGATCGGACTGATGACCTGGGAAAACGGGAAAACAACCCATGGCGCCAAACACCGCTTTCCACTCCGCATCGACAACGCCAGACATCCCGTGACCCGGGGGTGGCAACCCAAAGCCATCCATGACGAGCTCTGGAGAAGACCCCTCGTGCACCCCGGTGCCATTATTCTGGCATCCTCATTCTCAGCCTCCTCCGACGGTGGGTCCGAAAGCTGGGAACCCTGCGTCCTTGTCGGCCGATTCGGTCGTGGCCGCTGTTTCACCACCTCACTCGGCCACGATGCCCAGTCCCTCAGCCAGCCCGACGTCCAGCAGATCATTCTCCGGGGTGTGCTATGGACTGCCAAAGTACGTTAGAAACGCATTATCCCCGTATCTACCAACGAGCCATGAACACCAGAAACACCAAACCTAACCTCGCACGGCGCCACTTTATCAAGACCTCGCTGGGCGCTGCAAGTGCCCTCGGGTTCCCGACCATCATCCCGGCCACAGCATTGGGAAAAGGAGGTAAAGCCGCGCCGAGTGAACGTATCAGGATAGGCATGGTCGCCTGCGGGAACCGTGGCCGTGCAGCCCACGAATACGCAGCCATGCCAGACGTTGAAGTCGTTGCCTTGGCAGACCCCAACGCCGCACAAATCAAACAGCTCAAGTCGCACCGCAACCTGAAGGGAAAACAGTTCAAAGAGACGGCTGACTTCCGCACCATCCTCAATGAGGGTATCGATGCTGTGCATATCGCGACAGCCGACCACTGGCACGTGCCGGCCCTCCTTCTGGCAGCACGCGCCGGCAAACACGCCTACGTCGAAAAGCCCCTTGGCATCAGTGTTGAGCAGTGTCTTGCCTGCCAGGAAATCATCAAGGAGCAACCCGGCCTCCAGATCCAGTATGGCACTCAGAACCGATCAACCGCCTACGTGCGTCCCGCCCTCGAACTCGTTCTCAACGGCCACATCGGCGACATCAAAAAAATCACCGTCTGGGCACCCGGGGGCAGCGAGGGCGGCAGCAACACCCCTTCACCCGCACCCGCCGGGTTTAATCTCGATCTCTGGCTCGGACCGGCACCCGTGGTTCCTTACTGTAACGACCGCTGCAACCCAAGGAGTCCCAAAGGAAATGGCATCTATTATATCTACGACTACGCGATCGGTTTTGTCGCTGGCTGGGGTGCCCATCCGATCGACCAACTCCAGTGGTGGTTGGACGAAAACGGCATCACAATACCGCAAGAGGTCCAAGCCACGGGAACTTTTCCAAAAGCCGGCCTCTTTGACACCATGACGGGCTGGGATTCCGAGTTACTCTACTCCAACGGGATGCACATCCGCTTTGCAGACGATAAGTCGATCCAAAAATACCTGCCCAAACTCGAAAAATTCCGACCTGACAGTCACGGCACCCTTTTCGAAGGGAGTGAAGGATGGGTCTACTGTGCACGACACAGCATCCAGGCGTCATCGCGGGAACTGCTCGGGAAAATGAAAAACCCGGGCAAGAAACGCCTTGTCCATTCAAACGGGGGGCATTTCCGAAACTTTATTGATGCCATTCAAGGCAAAACCAAACCCGTCTCCGGCCTCGCATCCGCCATCCGCTCGGACATCACCTGTCATCTCGTCGATCTCGCCGCCCGTCACGGTGGCACCGTCGGCTGGGACAACACCCAACAGACGATCACAGGAAACCATGCCGCCAAGGCCGCCATGCACAGGCCGATGAGGGAGCCCTGGAACGTGCTCAACGCCAAGTACACGGGCATCACAGGGGCCTGATACCCGGACCGGGGTTATCTGCACGCGCAAATGCTTGTCAGGCGAGTTTATTTGCCCTATCCCCTTTGCATGTCCGCCGAGATGGAACACACAGTCGCCTCCAGTGCCACCCTGGAGGGAACCTCCCTCCACACTGGAGAAAAAGTCACCCTCACCCTGAAACCCGCGCCCGCCGGGCATGGATTCAAGTTTCGCCGCGTCGATCTAGACGACCAGCCGTTCATTGATGCGGATGTCGCCAAGGTGCAGACCGTCGAACGCGCCACCACCCTGGCGGAAGGCTCCGTGAAGGTGCATACCGTCGAACACATCCTCTCCGCACTCTGCGGCATGGGCGTCGACAATGCCATTATCGAGATGGACGCCAACGAGCCGCCGATCGGCGACGGCTCCGCGCAACCCTATGTGGAACTCATCAAGCAGGCGGGCATCGAAGCGCAGGACAAACCGCGCAAAGTCTGGGAAATCCGCGAACCCATTCACATTGAAACGAATAACGGCTCATTGATCACCATTGTGCCGGATAAAAAATTCCGCGTGTCCTGCACCAACATCGGCCCCGACGGTCGCTTCACCCAGTTTTTCTCCAGCGAGATCACTCCGGAACTGTACGAGACGGAGATCGCCCCAGCCCGCACCTTTGTCTACTACGAGGACGTCAAGCCACTGCTCGACAAGGGCCTGATCAAAGGCGGAAGCCTTGAAAACGCCGTGGTTGTCCGGGGTGACGAGGTCATGAGCAAGGAGCCGATGCGCTACAACAACGAGTTCGCCCGCCACAAGGCACTCGATGTCATTGGCGACCTTATGCTCAGCGGCAAAC
This region includes:
- a CDS encoding ThuA domain-containing protein is translated as MKKALIITLLLGVALYPIHAAPIRVLMISGQNNHNWKVTTPVIKKFLEKSGTINVHVMENPSQLTQADFNGVDLIVSNWNSYSSKGEVPRKWPETTRNAYVEFVRNGGGHVGIHAGTSSFYDWKDYRAIGLMTWENGKTTHGAKHRFPLRIDNARHPVTRGWQPKAIHDELWRRPLVHPGAIILASSFSASSDGGSESWEPCVLVGRFGRGRCFTTSLGHDAQSLSQPDVQQIILRGVLWTAKVR
- a CDS encoding Gfo/Idh/MocA family oxidoreductase — protein: MNTRNTKPNLARRHFIKTSLGAASALGFPTIIPATALGKGGKAAPSERIRIGMVACGNRGRAAHEYAAMPDVEVVALADPNAAQIKQLKSHRNLKGKQFKETADFRTILNEGIDAVHIATADHWHVPALLLAARAGKHAYVEKPLGISVEQCLACQEIIKEQPGLQIQYGTQNRSTAYVRPALELVLNGHIGDIKKITVWAPGGSEGGSNTPSPAPAGFNLDLWLGPAPVVPYCNDRCNPRSPKGNGIYYIYDYAIGFVAGWGAHPIDQLQWWLDENGITIPQEVQATGTFPKAGLFDTMTGWDSELLYSNGMHIRFADDKSIQKYLPKLEKFRPDSHGTLFEGSEGWVYCARHSIQASSRELLGKMKNPGKKRLVHSNGGHFRNFIDAIQGKTKPVSGLASAIRSDITCHLVDLAARHGGTVGWDNTQQTITGNHAAKAAMHRPMREPWNVLNAKYTGITGA
- a CDS encoding bifunctional UDP-3-O-[3-hydroxymyristoyl] N-acetylglucosamine deacetylase/3-hydroxyacyl-ACP dehydratase produces the protein MSAEMEHTVASSATLEGTSLHTGEKVTLTLKPAPAGHGFKFRRVDLDDQPFIDADVAKVQTVERATTLAEGSVKVHTVEHILSALCGMGVDNAIIEMDANEPPIGDGSAQPYVELIKQAGIEAQDKPRKVWEIREPIHIETNNGSLITIVPDKKFRVSCTNIGPDGRFTQFFSSEITPELYETEIAPARTFVYYEDVKPLLDKGLIKGGSLENAVVVRGDEVMSKEPMRYNNEFARHKALDVIGDLMLSGKRIMGHVICVKPGHGPNTEMAATLKAEYMRMRTMVPTLNIPDGEGVLDINEVMQILPHRYPFLMLDRVVDFEGDNKCTGVKNVTINEPFFQGHFPGHPVMPGVLQVEAMAQVASILLLRKPENQGKIGYFMSVDNVKWRRPVLPGDTLFIEAEILKVRRNIGSAVCRCMVNGEVASSGELKFALLDN